GCCCGCGCCCTCATGGCTGACCCCGAGCTTTTAATTTTAGATGAGCCTTGTAATGGTCTGGATCTATTTGCAAGAGAAGACTTATTAGCAAAGATTACTAAACTAAAACAGCAAAAAAATGCCCCAACGATTTTATTTGTCACCCACCACACCGAAGAAATTTTACCATTTATTTCACAAGTCCTGATGATTCGCAATGGTCAAATTTATGCCAAAGGAACACCCGCTGAATTAATCACCGCGCCTGTTTTAAATGACTTTTATGAACGGCCGATTCAAATTACGACCTTAAATCAAGACCGCCTACTCGTTTATCCAAAATCATAAATTTTCTAGCTAAAATGAAAAAAGATGTCAAAAACTCCCTACTTAATTTGGAAGTTTTTGACACCTTTTCAATTTATTCGTTGTTCATCTTACTGTTGCGATACCCATAGAAAAAGTAAATTGCTAAACCTAATACTAACGTTACAGCAAAAACAAGATACGTGGTCACGCTAAACTGTGCAATTAAAAAGATACAAGCCAGCACCGATAAAATTGGCAACAAGGGTACAAAGGGCACTGCAAATTGGCCTTTTTCTGGTTTACCAAATTCTTTCCGTAATTTCAAAATACCACCAGAAACCATCATTAAGTAAACCAAGGCGGCAATATTCGTTAACTCCGCCAAAATCTGCAACGGAAAAGCAGCGGCAAAGAATAATGCAAAGGCTCCCGCGACAAAAGTCGCATTTTTTGGTGTACGCGTTTTTTGATCAATTTTTTGCATTTGCTTTGGTAAAAGACCATCTTTGCTTATGGCATACAATAAACGCGCTAAAGAATACATCATTGAAATTGTTACCGTTAGTAGTGTTAAAATGGCCCCCACAGAAATTATAGAACCTAAAAAGCCGTGTCCGGCATAACGCATCACAAACGCCATTGGATCAGATACTTGTAACTTAGCAAATGGTACAACTCCGGTCGAAATCAACGTTACAATAATATATAAAATAGTTGCAATACCAATAGAGCCGATAATTCCTTTTGGTACATCCTTTTGCGGATTTTTTACTTCTTCTGCTGCCATTGCCACTGAATCAAACCCTAAAAAGGCAAAGAAAACTAAAGATGATCCGCGAAAAACACTACTGGCACCATTTGGCATAAAGGGTGTCCAGTTATTGGGTTTAATATAAAAGATTCCAACCGCAATAAATAAAATAATAATGAAAAATTTCACCCACACCATCGCATTGTTTAAGCGTAATGCTTTTTTGGCTTCTTGGCTCACCCAAAAAGTAATAAAAACAATCACCAATGCAGCAATCAAGTCGATATATGTGCCATTTGCAGCATTATATCCAGCTGTTAGCCCTTTGGGTAAATGAATACCCCAGCTACCCAAAAATCCCTGCATATAACCTGACCAACCAGAAGCGACTGATGAAACAGCTAATAAAAACTCACAAATTAAAAACCAGCCTGTAAACCAAGCGGCAAATTCACCAAAGACAACATACATGTAGGCATATGGTCCGCCGATAACAGGAATACGCGCTGAAAATTCAGCAAAACAAAGTCCTGATAAACCCACTACTACCGCTGCTAAAACAAAAGATAACGTTAATGCCGGACCAGCATGATTGGCGTCTGGCACCCCCGTAATCACAAAAATTCCCGTTCCGATAATAGCGCCAATTCCCAGCATAATTAAATCTTTTAGCTGCAAATTACGCTTTAAGTCATTAGCATAACCTGTTTCAATCTCTTTTTTGCGAAAATTCATTGGGCTCCCCCTCATAATTTAACGATATTTCTTTTAGTCGACTTTTAAGATAAAGCCTTCATATATCCTAAAAGAATACCACCAAAAATAACAAGAAGGCAACCGATAATGACATAAAACATTTCTTTTTTCGTCTTGTGTTCACCTAATAAGAAAATTCCACCCAAAGTCGAAATGATAATACCCATTTGTGATAACGAAAATCCGACCGCCAGGCCAACGGTTTGAATGGATAACAGCATACAAATATTTCCGATCCCCCACAAAAGGCCCGAAGTAATATTGCGCCAGACATATTTATCAAAGGCAACTTTTCGCGCTGAAAAACATAACGCACCAGTTAACATCCCAATACTTTGAGGTAAAATAATTGCTAAAGGATCAAGTCCAGCCCAAGTAATGATAATCGTATAAAGACCATAGCCAATTGTCGAAATAAACAAGAAACGAAACCCCTTGCCAAAATCATACATTTTCATACCGGCTTCTGGTTTACTTTTACCATTGGGATCTTTACGGGAAGTTAAGTAAGCCCCCGCTACTAATAATGCCAAAGCTAAAAATCCTAAAATAAAATCTCGCACATGACGCCATTCATGAAAGAAAATAGCCCCAGCAATTGTATTTAGCATCAATTGCATCCCTGTTGAAAGTGGTAAGCCAACTGAAACGCCCATGGCCTTCATGGCATGAAACTGGCCATTTTGTCCCACAAACCAAAACAAGCCTGAAATAAAACCAATCATAATTGTTAACATATCAATGCTTGGTCGCATAACAAAAAAGATTCCCAGTGAAAAAATAAACGCTCCCATCGTCATTCCGAGGGTTTGTTGATTGGCATCGCCACCTAATTTTCCACTTACTAATCCAATGCTGCCCCAAGCAAACATTGGTACTAAAGCTACTAATAAAGCCATTGACATTCTCCTCAATCTATATAATCTAAAAAGACACCCAATCAGTGTAGCAGTGAAAACGTTTTGCAAACAAGAAAAAACTCGCAGTTTCCTACGAGTTTAGCGCTGTTCTTGATAATAAGAGACATACGGAAAGAACAATGTCATGGCTGTGCCAACTCCTACGGTTGATTCCGCTGTTAATTCTACGCCCAACTGATTTGCCAAATTTTGCGCTAAATAAAGCCCTAAGCCTGTTGCATGCATTTCAGAAAAACGACCGTTTTGGCCAGTAAAACCTTTATCAAAAATACGGCGTAAATCTTCTTTGGGAATCCCAATTCCACTGTCTTTTACTGTCAAAGTTACCCCTTTATCAGATTTATCGAGTAAAATGAAAATTTCACCATTTTCCGGCGTATATTTAATCGCGTTACTTAACAGCTGTTGAAAAATAAAACCAATCCACTTCGCATCAGTTAGCACACTGTGATTTTCACCAATAACTTGATACCGCAATTTCTTTTGAATAAAATAGTTGGCATTGCTCCGCATAATTGGCTGTATCACACTCTTTAACTTCGTTTCCTCAATTAAATAATCTTTTGAAAAATTATCCAAGCGAGCAACGTATAAAACTTGTTCAACATAGCCATCAATTTTACCTAATTCATTTTCTAATTGCATATATTTTTCATCAGAAATATCAAATTCTACTGCATGCAGCAAAAGACGACTAGCTGCTAATGGGACTTTAATTTCATGAACCCAAGAGTCGATATAGTCTTTTTGCTCTTCTTGGGCCGCTATTATTTTTTGCATATGGACTTGATGTTCCCGAATAATTTGGTTAATGAAGTCTTGTTGTACTTGTTCTTCGTAAGTTCTTGCCCCAGTTAAATAATTTTGAATGGGACTTTCTTCTTCGGCAGACTGTAATTTTTGCCACCAGCGACGCTTATAATAATAATGATAAATTAGAATTACCGCAAAAAATACCCCTTCGATTAAGGCCAAATAGCCAACATTGCGCCAACTCATCTGAAATCCTGGTGTTAACCACATCACAAATGCCGTTAAAAAGACAAAACCGACCCAGCCAAAGACTAATAACCATTGATCTTTTAAATATTTTAAAAAATTCATGTTAGCTCCTAAATTTAAAATTCTGACCTGTTGTACCGGGGAAAAAATAACTTACGGAACAATATAACCTTGTCCTACTTTAGTTTCAATGTAGTCTTTCACACCAGCCTGTTCAATTTTTCGACGCAGGCGATTAATATTCACGGTTAACGTATTATCATCAACATAACGTTCATCATCCCACAACGCCCGCAACAATTTTTCACGGGATAAAATTTTGCCATTATTCTTCATTAAGATGTACAACAGCCGGTATTCATTTTTACTCAAGTCAATTACTTCATCGTGAATCATCATGGTACTGTTGTCCACATTCAACGTTAAACCATTGTGGACCAACGTTTCAGCATTTGCTTCGGAATAATTGTAGGAACGGCGTAACAAAGCATTAATTTTTGCGACCAAGACATCCAATTCAAAAGGTTTTGTGACAAAGTCATCTGCCCCCATGTTCATGGCCATAATCATATCCATATTCGTATTGCGACTCGAAATAAAAATAATCGGCACCTTGGAAACTTCACGAATTTTTTGACACCAGTAATAGCCATCAAAAACTGGCAAATTGATATCTAATAAAACCAATTGTGGTTCTTCTTCACTAAAATCACTAAAAACATTTTCAAAATTGGTGGTGCCAAAGACATCAAATTGCCACTTTTTCAACTCTTCCATAATTAACTGACGAATGACTCCTTCGTCTTCTACTACCATAATTTTTGCCATGATATCCTCCTATCAGACACATTCGTTTAAAATACTCGCTAGTATCACGTTAGCGCATTTTAGTTTTTGTCGCAAGTTCTGGCTGCTGATTTAAAAATAACTTAGCTAATTTAGACTGATACAAGGTCACGATTGAAGTTACTTATAAAACGCCATCTAGCTAAAATAAATGACTGTGCCAAAAATATTGGCACAGTCATTTGTTATGTCTATTATAATTTATTCAATTAATAAAATGCCCTCTTCCACTAATTTGGCTATAAATAAAAATATTCCATCAGCAAATAAGACACTCATATTAACGCCAAAGTATAACGCTATTTTTTCAAACCAATCACTGGGCCGATTTTTCAAATAACGATATGCTAAAAAATTACTCCCATACGTGATTACAGTTGCACCAACTAAAACCCAACCTATCATTTTTCTTACCCCTTTGTCTAAAACCTTTTCATCTTTAGTTTTACCCAAGTTTGTCAAATTTTGCAAGCGTTATCCAGACAGAAGTTATTTTTTGTCAAAAGGTGCCAAGTCCAATTCAGTAAATGTAGCAAAAAACTCACGTAAAACCGGCAAAACTTTTTCAATCATGCCCACTTCATCGTTTTCTACTTGTAAAACCAACAATGGTTCATGCAAACTTAGTCGTAATAAAAGCCAGCCTGCACCATAAGGTTCACTCAGGGTCAAGCGCACCCCTTCTTCGTTTTCCTCATCTTCTTTAAATCCGACAAAATCGGCTGCTCTTAATGCGTCAATCACTTCTTGACCATAAACTTTAAAATTGCTTTCATTAATTTTTAGCCGAATTTCTAAAGTTTCCGCTGGTTGGTTTAACTGGTCAATCAAATCGGTGATTGTTTGACCTTGTGCTTTTAATTGAGGTAACATCATCAAAATTTTAGCAACAACATACGCACCGTCATCTAAATTATAGTTTTCTTTAAAGGCGGCATGTCCGCTCGTTTCAATAGCTAACTGCGTATCAATCCCCTCTGCATTTAAAGCAATCATTTTATTAATCACATTTTTATATCCCGAAATGTAGCGAACCTGTTGCCCTCCTTGTAAAACGATGAAATCTTTTAGGTGGTCACTCGTCGGAGAATTCGTCACAATTGTCGCTCCAGGATGTTGGGTCAAAATAATTTTACTTAATACCGCAATTAGATTATTCCGATTTAAGACAGCGCCATTTGGCCCTACTAAAGCCGCTCGATCTACATCCGTATCAAAAATTACTCCTAAATCAGCTTTTTGTGTTAAAACAGCAGATTTGATGCTGGCCATTGCTTCTTTATTATCCGGGTTTGGGATATGGTTGGGAAAATTCCCATCAGGGTTTAAAAATTGCGAACCACTTGTATCGGCACCTAGAACTTGCAAGACTTTTTCTGCAAAAAAGCCACCTGCCCCATTGCCGGCATCTACAACAATATGCCAGCCTGTTAATGGTTTTTCACCAAAGTCTTTAGTTGCAGCTTTTATTTTTGCAACCAAATCAGCACTATATACAGAAATCAAGTCCGCAGTTTGATAGGTTCCTTCAAAATTATTTTCATGAATTTCAGGATGGGCCATGATGTAGCGAATATCCTCTTCTTCTACACCGCCGGCTTTGGTAAAGATTTTTACACCATTATAATAATAAGGTAAGTGACTTGCAGTCAGCATAATGCCCGCATCACAGTTAAATTGTGCAAATTGCGTACTCATAAACATTGCTGGGGTCGTTGCAAGATCAAAATCAATCACATTTACTCCTTGCTTTTGTAAAGCAGCAACAAAAGCTTTTTTCAACTCTGGACCACTAATCCGGCTATCTCGTCCAATTCCTACCCGTAATTTTCCGCTCTTATATTTTTGCGCTAAGCCTTTATTTTGTAAAAATTGAATCAGCCCTGCTGCAATTTCTTCCATCTCTACTGGTGTCAAATTTGCTATAAAATCTGTTGTTGCTACTGCAATTCCACGAATATCTGAACTTAATGCCAATGGTAATTTCTTTGCCAAAATAAGCACCCTTTCTGAAAACGCTTTTCCTTAGTATAACAGATTCTTTTTTAACTCGCATTATTTTTTTGGTAAAAAATACTTTTATGCTTTTCAAATAAATTTGCGCATCTTTAATGAGTAAAGCCATAATTTTTCCGTTCAGTTTTTTCGTGAAAAACCAAATGACTCTGCTCTAACTCTGTGATGGCCGCCTTTAAATCTTCAATAAAATCATGCGCCATATTCATCCCAAAATCACTCCGAACTACAATCCGCTGAATTACTTGATTATCTAAAGACTTCGGCAAAGGATAGGTAGGAACTTGCCAGCCTTTCATTAATAGGCGATCAGACAAATCATAAAGTGTCCACTGCCGTTTTTCGTCGGGGTGTAACTGATAACACACAAGCGGTAATTGCTTACCGTCATTAATCAATTCAAATTGATGCGACTCTTTTAATTTTTCTGCTAGGTACATGGCAACATCATGGGTGCGCTTGTGGATACTTTGATAGCCGTTAAAGCCAAAGCGTACAAAATTATAGTATTGTCCAATCAACTGTGCAGCGCTATGGGAAAAATTGATTGCCATCGTTGGCAACTCACCACCTAAGTAGCTCACCTTAAAAATTAATTCTTCTGGTAAAAATGATCTATTCTTCCATACCACCCAACCAACACCAGGATAAACTAATCCATACTTATGACCTGATGCATTAATTGAGATAACATTTTCTAATTGAAAGTCCCATTTTAAATCTGGTTCTACAAAAGGTGCATACAATCCCCCTGAAGCTGCATCTACGTGGATATAAACCTTGTGTTCTGTCTGTTTGTTATATTCTGTTAATTTTGCATCGAGTTTTTCTATATCATCGTATTGACCTGTGTAGGTAATACCTAAAATTCCTACGACGCCAATGGTATATTCATCAATTTCAGCCATTGCTTTTTCAATATCTAAAGAAAGACAATCAGCTGTCAATGGTATTTCCCGAAGCTCAATGTCCCAATAGACACAAAATTTCTCCCAACAAACTTGATAACCTGACGAAATAATTAAATTGGGTTTTCTTTTTTCAAGCGCCACGCCTAGTTTTGCAGCCCGTTTACGCCATGAAAACTTCATCGCCATCCCCGCTAACATACACGCCTCGGAAGAACCAATCGTAGAAGTTCCGATAAAATCTTCTTGTCCATGCCATAAATCTGCAATTATATTGACACAGCGATTTTCAATTTCGGCAGTCCGAGGATATTCGGACTTGTCAATGGCATTACGATCTAGCGTCTCACTCATTAATTTGACCGCTTCTGGCTCCATATAGGTTTGGCAAAAAGTGGCTAAATTTAAGCGCGATTTCCCTTCATCTAACAAATCATCTTTAATCATTTGGTAGGCCACCCGCGGTTCCATTGATTGTTCTCCTAGTTTATAAGAAGGTAACATTTCATCTTCATCTCTAGTTCCAAAGATTGGTTCTAAATATTCCGCTTCACGGCGATTCTTTTTTTCATAAAGCATTTTTTTCACTCCATTTCCCTCATAATGATTGTAAAAATAGCTATCTATTGACGAGTAAAAGACGGTAAGTCTGATTTAATCCTTTGACTAAATCTTAGTAATCTCTCTACTGGTACTCTTTACCAAAAGCCAATTTGTAAATTTATCCAAAAAAGTTCCCTTACACTGATATTGGTAAAATGAATTTTTATCGGTACAAATCTGTAGCCTCTTGATAATGCAACCGCAAAAAAAATCCGCAAAGAAAACGATCTTTAGCGGATTTTCATTTTTACTTAGACTATTTGCTCCATTAATTTCTCCATAACTTTTGCAACTTCCTCTGGTAAAGCATTATAACCTTCATTTTCTTTAGTTTGCGCCAAGATAAAATCAAGGCGTCCTTGCATCCGCACTTTCAATTGTGTGAGATAGGTTGGATCTGTAAAGTCCACCTCAAAGCCTTCAATTGGCAAATAGCTCATATTTTCCAAAGGACCAAATGGTATAAAATCGGCAGTTGCCTCTACAATTTTTTCAATCGCCCCTAATGTATCTTGAGGTTTAACTTTTTTGCCTTTATAAAATCCGGTATTTAAAATATAACAAGCAGTGTCTGTCTTTTCGTTTGCAAAAATTTCTCGAAAATCAGCATAATCTTGACCTAATGGATAGCAGCGGAACGGATTGGCAAAAGGTTCAATTACCAATTTGTCCAAATCAACATTGCCAACGACATTTTCTGCTGTCGTCCGCTTTGTTGCAAGCGTTAAGCCAAAAACTGCCGCTAATGTTGGATCATCGATTTTAACAATCGGTGGTAAACTATCGTCTTTCATAATCCAAAAAATTGCATCAACTGCTTCTTTTAAATGATCGACGCGATTTGGTGTGACATAACGCGACTTAACCGTACGGCCGTTACCATTGCGAATATCTTGTGTAACAATTACTTTCTTTTCTTCATCGTCTAATGTTACCCCTACATTTTGGCAAGTCAGAAAATATTTTACTGCCTCATCTTCCAGTGGATAGTCTTGCGTTTTGTCGAAATAAGCCGGCTCTAATGCCGTTGTCGACCCGTGTTCTTTGTTGATGACAAAAGCATCATCATGTAAGACATCCACCTGATATTTATCCCCGTGTTTGGCTAGAGTGATTGTTGATTTACCTGAACCAGAAAGACCAAAAGCAGCCATTGTAAACTTGCTGTCATCTTTATGATATTGTTTCATACCACCGTGACATGCGACAAAACCATTGCGGTGTGCTGTTGCCCAAGCCAGCGTTAACGTAGCTTTTTTTAGTTCTCCGAAATAATTCAAGCCCAAAACAGCAGCAACGTTATGTTCTGGATCAAATAACGCTAATCCATGTGGGAAATCCGGATGTGTCCATGTAGGATCTGCGTACAAATAAATATCATTTTCCGGATACGCAATTGAAGTTGCGTACAACTCTTGAAATTCATTGGTTAAAATTTGAAAATTTAGTAGATAAGAATAAAAGTTGGTTTCATAGCCTTCGGGCAATAACAAATGTCCCTTGACCATAAACTCCGGATCTAAGCCAACTAAAACTTCACCGCGGTAAAAGTTGTGATGCTGACCGTCATACAAAGCTTGACGCAAAACGCCTTCATAAAAAGTGCGATCAATTCCAGGTTGCCCAATCACACGTCTTGCAG
The DNA window shown above is from Enterococcus montenegrensis and carries:
- a CDS encoding amino acid permease — protein: MNFRKKEIETGYANDLKRNLQLKDLIMLGIGAIIGTGIFVITGVPDANHAGPALTLSFVLAAVVVGLSGLCFAEFSARIPVIGGPYAYMYVVFGEFAAWFTGWFLICEFLLAVSSVASGWSGYMQGFLGSWGIHLPKGLTAGYNAANGTYIDLIAALVIVFITFWVSQEAKKALRLNNAMVWVKFFIIILFIAVGIFYIKPNNWTPFMPNGASSVFRGSSLVFFAFLGFDSVAMAAEEVKNPQKDVPKGIIGSIGIATILYIIVTLISTGVVPFAKLQVSDPMAFVMRYAGHGFLGSIISVGAILTLLTVTISMMYSLARLLYAISKDGLLPKQMQKIDQKTRTPKNATFVAGAFALFFAAAFPLQILAELTNIAALVYLMMVSGGILKLRKEFGKPEKGQFAVPFVPLLPILSVLACIFLIAQFSVTTYLVFAVTLVLGLAIYFFYGYRNSKMNNE
- a CDS encoding GRP family sugar transporter gives rise to the protein MALLVALVPMFAWGSIGLVSGKLGGDANQQTLGMTMGAFIFSLGIFFVMRPSIDMLTIMIGFISGLFWFVGQNGQFHAMKAMGVSVGLPLSTGMQLMLNTIAGAIFFHEWRHVRDFILGFLALALLVAGAYLTSRKDPNGKSKPEAGMKMYDFGKGFRFLFISTIGYGLYTIIITWAGLDPLAIILPQSIGMLTGALCFSARKVAFDKYVWRNITSGLLWGIGNICMLLSIQTVGLAVGFSLSQMGIIISTLGGIFLLGEHKTKKEMFYVIIGCLLVIFGGILLGYMKALS
- the sapS gene encoding two-component system sensor histidine kinase SapS encodes the protein MNFLKYLKDQWLLVFGWVGFVFLTAFVMWLTPGFQMSWRNVGYLALIEGVFFAVILIYHYYYKRRWWQKLQSAEEESPIQNYLTGARTYEEQVQQDFINQIIREHQVHMQKIIAAQEEQKDYIDSWVHEIKVPLAASRLLLHAVEFDISDEKYMQLENELGKIDGYVEQVLYVARLDNFSKDYLIEETKLKSVIQPIMRSNANYFIQKKLRYQVIGENHSVLTDAKWIGFIFQQLLSNAIKYTPENGEIFILLDKSDKGVTLTVKDSGIGIPKEDLRRIFDKGFTGQNGRFSEMHATGLGLYLAQNLANQLGVELTAESTVGVGTAMTLFFPYVSYYQEQR
- the sapR gene encoding two-component system response regulator SapR → MAKIMVVEDEGVIRQLIMEELKKWQFDVFGTTNFENVFSDFSEEEPQLVLLDINLPVFDGYYWCQKIREVSKVPIIFISSRNTNMDMIMAMNMGADDFVTKPFELDVLVAKINALLRRSYNYSEANAETLVHNGLTLNVDNSTMMIHDEVIDLSKNEYRLLYILMKNNGKILSREKLLRALWDDERYVDDNTLTVNINRLRRKIEQAGVKDYIETKVGQGYIVP
- a CDS encoding phosphohexomutase domain-containing protein; the encoded protein is MAKKLPLALSSDIRGIAVATTDFIANLTPVEMEEIAAGLIQFLQNKGLAQKYKSGKLRVGIGRDSRISGPELKKAFVAALQKQGVNVIDFDLATTPAMFMSTQFAQFNCDAGIMLTASHLPYYYNGVKIFTKAGGVEEEDIRYIMAHPEIHENNFEGTYQTADLISVYSADLVAKIKAATKDFGEKPLTGWHIVVDAGNGAGGFFAEKVLQVLGADTSGSQFLNPDGNFPNHIPNPDNKEAMASIKSAVLTQKADLGVIFDTDVDRAALVGPNGAVLNRNNLIAVLSKIILTQHPGATIVTNSPTSDHLKDFIVLQGGQQVRYISGYKNVINKMIALNAEGIDTQLAIETSGHAAFKENYNLDDGAYVVAKILMMLPQLKAQGQTITDLIDQLNQPAETLEIRLKINESNFKVYGQEVIDALRAADFVGFKEDEENEEGVRLTLSEPYGAGWLLLRLSLHEPLLVLQVENDEVGMIEKVLPVLREFFATFTELDLAPFDKK
- a CDS encoding glutamate decarboxylase, whose protein sequence is MLYEKKNRREAEYLEPIFGTRDEDEMLPSYKLGEQSMEPRVAYQMIKDDLLDEGKSRLNLATFCQTYMEPEAVKLMSETLDRNAIDKSEYPRTAEIENRCVNIIADLWHGQEDFIGTSTIGSSEACMLAGMAMKFSWRKRAAKLGVALEKRKPNLIISSGYQVCWEKFCVYWDIELREIPLTADCLSLDIEKAMAEIDEYTIGVVGILGITYTGQYDDIEKLDAKLTEYNKQTEHKVYIHVDAASGGLYAPFVEPDLKWDFQLENVISINASGHKYGLVYPGVGWVVWKNRSFLPEELIFKVSYLGGELPTMAINFSHSAAQLIGQYYNFVRFGFNGYQSIHKRTHDVAMYLAEKLKESHQFELINDGKQLPLVCYQLHPDEKRQWTLYDLSDRLLMKGWQVPTYPLPKSLDNQVIQRIVVRSDFGMNMAHDFIEDLKAAITELEQSHLVFHEKTERKNYGFTH
- a CDS encoding phosphoenolpyruvate carboxykinase (ATP); this encodes MATVGTYSHQAINPDNHLFSSFKTMVESVFYGNNVTLVKDLATAYDLAKNVPGAVITDMPVIHTKELGLPQDAKVIVFNDGKITGRTAAARRVIGQPGIDRTFYEGVLRQALYDGQHHNFYRGEVLVGLDPEFMVKGHLLLPEGYETNFYSYLLNFQILTNEFQELYATSIAYPENDIYLYADPTWTHPDFPHGLALFDPEHNVAAVLGLNYFGELKKATLTLAWATAHRNGFVACHGGMKQYHKDDSKFTMAAFGLSGSGKSTITLAKHGDKYQVDVLHDDAFVINKEHGSTTALEPAYFDKTQDYPLEDEAVKYFLTCQNVGVTLDDEEKKVIVTQDIRNGNGRTVKSRYVTPNRVDHLKEAVDAIFWIMKDDSLPPIVKIDDPTLAAVFGLTLATKRTTAENVVGNVDLDKLVIEPFANPFRCYPLGQDYADFREIFANEKTDTACYILNTGFYKGKKVKPQDTLGAIEKIVEATADFIPFGPLENMSYLPIEGFEVDFTDPTYLTQLKVRMQGRLDFILAQTKENEGYNALPEEVAKVMEKLMEQIV